ACCCGGACAAATACTCCACCTGGAAAATGCTTCAATGGGACCCACCGGAGTTCGGGAGGGCTCCAGGTGGGCCACCTTCCAACGTGGCGATATCCCACGTTAGGCTTGGAGGGAGAGCTGCATTCATGGGGAAAGTTGGGGAAGATGAGTTTGGCGATGAGCTTGTTTTGATGATGAATAAAGAGAGAGTGCAAACTAGAGGTGTTAAGTTTGATGAGAATGTAAAGACTGGGTGTACTTATATGAAGGTTAAGTTTGATGAGAATGGGAAGTTGAAGATGGAGACTGTTAAGGAATCTGCTGAGGACTCTCTTCTTAGCTCTGAATTGAATCTTGCTGTTCTCAAAGAggtaacttttacaactttttgtTGATCTTTATGCAATGAAATCCCACATAATATTATAGGAAAAgttccaaattttgtttttggaacATTTTATGATGAAGTGAAATTGATTAGGCTGCTGATTGAATAGTGGGCACTTGATATTTGAATCTTTTATTCTCTTAATGTAGAAACCAGTTTGGTCTTAGATGATTGAAGTGAAACATATGATTGCATTGAATTTCTTGATTGAATATCCAACATTAATGCAGGCTAGGATTTTCCACTTCAATTCAGAGGTTTTAACTTCTCCTTCCATGCGATCTACACTTTTTAAAGCAATTACATGGTCCAAGAAGTTTGGGGGGCTCATATTTTTCGATTTGAACTTACCATTACCTTTGTGGAGATCACGTGACAAAACAAGGGAGGTGATCAAGAAAGCCTGGAACAAAGCAGACATCATTGAGGTATCAAGGCAGGAGCTCGAGTTTCTACTGGATGAAGAGTATTATGAGAGGAAGAGAAATTACAGGCCTCAATATTACGCCGAAAGTTTTGATCAAACCAAGAAAAGGCGAGACTACTATCATTATACACGCGAGGAAATCTCTCCATTGTGGCACGATGGACTTAAATTTCTGTTCGTGACTGATGGAACACTCAGAATACATTATTATACACCTTTGTTTGATGGTGTGGTTGTTGGAACAGAAGATGTGCTAATAACACCGTTCACTTGTGATCGAACTGGTTCTGGTGATGCTGTTGTAGCTGGTATTATGAGGAAACTGACCACTTACCCTGAGATGTTTGAAAATCAAGATGTCTTA
The window above is part of the Gossypium raimondii isolate GPD5lz chromosome 9, ASM2569854v1, whole genome shotgun sequence genome. Proteins encoded here:
- the LOC105799916 gene encoding fructokinase-like 1, chloroplastic gives rise to the protein MASLLQLPHSFSPFLNSQNPRIQFLSSAKVEALPRASVETNGAVETPKPTRRGRKKKPTSSSPETPTAKRTGRKRKTQTENGSVESESEGEEEELSDFDDGMDFPYDEPPLICCFGAAQKEFVPTVRVNEEQMHPDKYSTWKMLQWDPPEFGRAPGGPPSNVAISHVRLGGRAAFMGKVGEDEFGDELVLMMNKERVQTRGVKFDENVKTGCTYMKVKFDENGKLKMETVKESAEDSLLSSELNLAVLKEARIFHFNSEVLTSPSMRSTLFKAITWSKKFGGLIFFDLNLPLPLWRSRDKTREVIKKAWNKADIIEVSRQELEFLLDEEYYERKRNYRPQYYAESFDQTKKRRDYYHYTREEISPLWHDGLKFLFVTDGTLRIHYYTPLFDGVVVGTEDVLITPFTCDRTGSGDAVVAGIMRKLTTYPEMFENQDVLERQLRFAVAAGIISQWTIGAVRGFPTESATQNLKEQVYVPSMW